In Papaver somniferum cultivar HN1 unplaced genomic scaffold, ASM357369v1 unplaced-scaffold_80, whole genome shotgun sequence, the following proteins share a genomic window:
- the LOC113345010 gene encoding neurofilament heavy polypeptide-like — protein sequence MEYSFREPKVVKTETTVSGLSGNWPVTGDSQNEEVTFCAESVTESIAAVPEVANVIDPSDVCESKKKALSSDLVEQEKKLEDEQSKKAKTPKKILIKSKKNVEVVQDSAAKKAEHDKSKEENVVAAVSMVEKVLENSQASMLKSKVSLDGVEESKKAKKIKKVLKKPKKKKAKEIQGTAEIKYGVEVPELLQASNRSVMEDSQNEEVTFCPEIVTESIPALPKVANVVDQSEVGEPEKKASSSDVVELEKKLEDEEESKKTKTPKRILIKSKKNLEVVQDSAAKKEDEEKSIGKEDIVAVPIIEKILEDSQASMPVEEPKKAKRPKKLLKKPKKILEEEQCSGAKKEEHGMSKEEDEVAAASIVEKMLENSEASVIKSKVCLDEVEESKKAKKIKKVLKKPKKKKAKEIQGTAEIKYDIEVPELLQASKSPVMEDSRNEEVTFSPESVTESIAALPKVANVVDQREVGEPQKKALSSDLFEQEKKLEEEELKEPKMPMKILTKSKNNVEVVQGSAAKNEEGEKSKEEEDIVAVSIIEKISEDSQASMPKRKLVFDTLEEPKKAKRPKKLLKKSKKKVEEAQCSEAKKEEHDESKEEDEVAAVSMVQKVLENNQSSVLKSKVALNEAVESKKAKKTNKVLKKPKKKAEEVQGSAVIKYDVEVPELLLVSRRHVMEDSQNEDVTSCPESVTESIAALPKLANVVDRSEVGEPKKKASSSDLVEQEKKLEEQELKKPKFPKKISKKSKKSVEVVQGSAAKNEQEEKSKEEENIVAVPIIKKILEDSQASMLKRKLVLDTVEELKKAKRPKKLLKKSKKKVEEAQCNDAKY from the exons ATGGAATATAGTTTTCGAGAGCCAAAGGTGGTGAAAACAGAAACTACTGTATCCGGTTTATCTg GTAATTGGCCTGTCACGGGGGACTCGCAAAATGAAGAAGTAACTTTTTGTGCAGAAAGTGTAACAGAGAGTATAGCAGCTGTACCAGAGGTGGCAAATGTGATTGACCCAAGTGACGTTTGTGAGTCGAAGAAAAAAGCTTTGTCGAGTGATCTAGTGGAACAAGAGAAAAAGTTGGAGGACGAACAATCGAAGAAAGCCAAAACGCCTAAGAAGATTTTGATAAAGTCAAAGAAAAATGTGGAAGTAGTGCAAGATAGTGCTGCGAAGAAGGCAGAGCATGATAAGTCTAAGGAAGAAAATGTGGTTGCTGCTGTTTCTATGGTTGAGAAAGTGTTAGAAAATAGTCAAGCAAGCATGCTCAAGAGTAAAGTTTCTTTAGATGGGGTGGAAGAGTCGAAGAaagctaaaaaaattaaaaaggttttgaaaaagcCGAAGAAGAAAAAAGCTAAGGAAATTCAAGGTACTGCTGAGATCAAGTATGGTGTAGAAGTCCCTGAGCTGTTGCAG GCATCTAATAGGTCTGTCATGGAGGACTCACAAAATGAAGAGGTAACTTTCTGTCCAGAAATTGTGACAGAGAGTATACCAGCTCTACCAAAGGTGGCAAATGTGGTTGACCAAAGTGAAGTTGGCGAACCTGAGAAAAAAGCTTCATCGAGTGATGTAGTGGAACTAGAGAAAAAGTTGGAGGATGAGGAAGAATCGAAGAAAACCAAAACGCCTAAGAGGATTTTGATTAAGTCAAAGAAAAATTTGGAGGTAGTGCAAGATAGTGCTGCGAAGAAGGAAGACGAGGAAAAGTCTATAGGGAAAGAAGATATTGTTGCTGTCCCTATCATCGAGAAAATATTAGAAGATAGTCAAGCAAGTATGCCCGTGGAAGAACCTAAGAAAGCCAAAAGGCCTAAGAAACTTTTGAAGAAGCCAAAGAAAATATTAGAGGAAGAGCAGTGTAGTGGTGCAAAAAAGGAAGAGCATGGTATGTCTAAGGAAGAAGATGAGGTTGCTGCTGCTTCTATTGTTGAGAAAATGTTAGAAAATAGTGAAGCAAGTGTGATCAAGAGTAAAGTTTGTTTAGATGAGGTGGAAGAGTCGAAGAaagctaaaaaaatcaaaaaggttttgaaaaagcCGAAGAAGAAAAAAGCTAAGGAAATTCAAGGTACTGCTGAGATCAAGTATGATATAGAAGTCCCTGAGCTGTTGCAG GCATCTAAGAGTCCTGTCATGGAGGACTCACGAAATGAAGAGGTAACTTTTAGTCCAGAAAGTGTGACAGAGAGTATAGCAGCTCTACCAAAGGTAGCAAATGTTGTTGACCAAAGAGAGGTTGGCGAACCTCAGAAAAAAGCTTTGTCGAGTGATCTATTTGAACAAGAGAAAAAGTTGGAGGAGGAAGAATTGAAGGAACCCAAAATGCCTATgaagattttgacaaagtcaaagaaTAATGTGGAGGTAGTGCAAGGTAGTGCTGCGAAGAATGAAGAGGGGGAAAAGTCTAAAGAGGAGGAAGATATTGTTGCTGTCTCTATCATCGAGAAAATATCAGAAGATAGTCAAGCAAGTATGCCCAAGAGGAAACTTGTTTTTGATACCTTGGAAGAACCTAAGAAAGCCAAAAGGCCTAAGAAACTtctgaagaaatcaaagaaaaaagtGGAGGAAGCGCAATGTAGTGAAGCAAAAAAGGAAGAGCATGATGAGTCTAAGGAAGAAGATGAGGTTGCTGCTGTTTCTATGGTCCAGAAAGTGTTAGAAAATAATCAATCAAGTGTGCTCAAGAGTAAAGTTGCTTTAAATGAGGCGGTGGAGTctaaaaaagctaaaaaaactaATAAGGTTTTGAAAAAGCCAAAGAAAAAAGCTGAGGAAGTGCAAGGTAGTGCTGTGATCAAGTATGACGTGGAAGTCCCTGAGCTTTTGCTG GTATCTAGGAGGCATGTCATGGAGGACTCACAAAATGAAGATGTAACATCTTGTCCAGAAAGTGTGACAGAGAGTATAGCAGCTCTACCAAAGTTGGCAAATGTGGTTGACCGAAGTGAAGTTGGCGAACCTAAGAAAAAAGCTTCATCGAGTGATCTAGTGGAACAAGAGAAAAAGTTGGAGGAGCAAGAATTGAAGAAACCCAAATTTCCTAAGAAGATTTCGAAAAAGTCAAAGAAAAGTGTGGAGGTAGTGCAAGGTAGTGCTGCGAAGAATGAACAGGAGGAAAAGTCTAAAGAGGAGGAAAATATTGTTGCTGTCCCTATCATCAAGAAAATATTAGAAGATAGTCAAGCAAGTATGCTCAAGAGGAAACTTGTTTTAGATACCGTGGAAGAACTTAAGAAAGCCAAAAGGCCTAAGAAACTTTTGAAAAAGTCAAAGAAAAAAGTAGAGGAAGCACAATGTAATGATGCAAAATATTAA
- the LOC113345045 gene encoding uncharacterized protein LOC113345045 — MDPNTSSSSSPSAEMSYLMNSCGLSEEKALTASTKLKFSTKRSKSNPDSVLNLLKSYGFTKPDITKIISKRPRLLLCYVSILKSKLDYVFSKQISDLEVIKFLCIKPHLLNDSLENHIIPIFDFTKSIVATDSYVLSVLLRMFPKINVAYFKKLINSNFKVLRDAGVSERSIVNYFRSRPRVFKVETDRFKEAVQEVKRRGLNPCEYKFLDTVRFLTCGTDWEEKMNAYRKWGWTDEELEILCKKYPYLYFISAKKINAVMDYLVTDMGYSLSDFRRNPSIFRFSLEKSLIPRLAVHRYLISIHFIESCSLYTLVELSEDAFLNKFVIEYEEEVPEVWQIYKQAFKRSAMEECMQGSAVENVEVDKSEKEEEIPAVPLDEKVLEDSQASMLKKKVGSDKVEELKKAKTPMKILKKSKKKVEEVQSSAAKKGEEDKSNEEGEIDDALVVEKVVQDSQASVLERKVASNKVGELKKPKGPRKVLNKKLKKTVEAVHGSGKKQGEDKAKEEEEITAVSTVGKVLEVTQSSVLKRKIGLDKEEESKKSKRFKKVLKKSSKKVEEVQSCATKKHDVEVPELLQASIGPVTEDSQNEEVTLCPERATESVAALPKVAKVVNKSEVGEPKKKASSSDLVHPMEKMEEGGEPKKAKRPKKILKKIKKKVEVVQGGDAQKEGEDKSEVEEVVAVSMVEEILEDSHASMLKRKLVLDTVEEPKKAKRPKKLLKKFKKKVEEVQGSATK; from the exons ATGGATCCCAacacttcttcttcatcatcaccatcagCTGAAATGTCATACCTGATGAATTCCTGTGGATTATCAGAAGAAAAAGCTCTCACTGCATCCACAAAACTCAAATTCAGTACCAAAAGGTCCAAATCGAATCCAGATTCAGTTCTCAATCTGCTCAAATCATACGGTTTCACTAAACCAGACATCACCAAAATCATCAGTAAGAGACCAAGACTACTtttatgttatgtttcaattcttAAATCCAAACTTGATTACGTCTTTTCTAAACAGATTTCGGATCTTGAAGTTATCAAGTTCTTATGTATAAAACCACATTTACTAAATGATAGTTTAGAAAACCATATAATTCCTATTTTTGATTTCACTAAGAGCATTGTTGCTACTGATTCATACGTATTAAGCGTTCTTCTACGTATGTTTCCCAAGATTAATGTAGCATATTTTAAGAAACTGATAAACAGTAATTTTAAGGTTTTGAGAGATGCAGGTGTTTCTGAGAGAAGTATAGTGAATTATTTTAGGTCTAGGCCCAGGGTTTTTAAGGTGGAAACTGATAGATTCAAAGAGGCGGTACAAGAGGTTAAGAGGAGGGGTTTGAATCCTTGTGAATACAAATTTCTTGATACTGTTCGTTTTTTGACATGTGGAACGGATTGGGAAGAAAAAATGAATGCTTACAGGAAATGGGGTTGGACAGATGAAGAACTTGAAATTTTATGCAAGAAATATCCGTATTTGTATTTTATATCTGCGAAGAAAATAAATGCTGTAATGGATTACCTAGTGACGGATATGGGTTATAGTCTATCTGATTTTCGCAGGAATCCTTCCATTTTTCGTTTTAGCTTGGAGAAGAGCCTTATACCAAGGCTTGCTGTCCACCGATATTTAATCTCCATACATTTCATCGAGTCATGTAGCTTGTACACTCTTGTTGAATTATCCGAAGATGCTTTCTTAAACAAGTTTGTGATCGAGTATGAAGAAGAAGTTCCCGAGGTTTGGCAG ATATATAAGCAGGCATTTAAGAGAAGTGCCATGGAGGAATGCATGCAAGGTAGTGCTGTGGAGAATGTAGAGGTGGATAAGTctgagaaggaagaagagattcctGCTGTCCCCTTGGATGAGAAAGTATTAGAAGATAGTCAAGCAAGCATGCTTAAGAAGAAAGTTGGTTCAGATAAGGTAGAAGAATTGAAGAAAGCCAAAACGCCTATGAAGATTTTAAAAAAGTCAAAGAAAAAAGTTGAGGAAGTGCAAAGTAGTGCTGCGAAAAAGGGAGAAGAGGATAAGTCTAATGAGGAAGGGGAAATTGATGATGCTCTTGTGGTTGAGAAAGTTGTACAAGATAGTCAAGCAAGTGTGCTCGAAAGGAAAGTTGCTTCAAATAAGGTGGGAGAATTGAAGAAACCCAAAGGGCCTAGAAAGGTTTTGAATAAAAAGTTAAAGAAAACAGTGGAAGCAGTGCATGGAAGTGGAAAGAAGCAAGGGGAGGATAAggctaaggaagaagaagagattacTGCTGTCTCAACGGTTGGTAAAGTATTAGAAGTTACTCAATCAAGTGTGCTTAAAAGGAAAATTGGTTTAGATAAGGAGGAAGAATCGAAGAAATCCAAAAGGTTTAAGAAGGTTTTGAAGAAGTCAAGTAAAAAAGTGGAGGAAGTGCAAAGTTGTGCCACGAAGAAGCATGATGTAGAAGTCCCTGAGCTGTTGCAG GCATCTATTGGGCCTGTCACGGAGGACTCACAGAATGAAGAAGTAACACTTTGTCCAGAAAGAGCTACAGAGAGTGTAGCAGCTCTACCAAAAGTGGCAAAAGTCGTTAACAAAAGTGAAGTTGGTGAACCTAAGAAGAAAGCTTCATCGAGTGATCTTGTGCACCCAATGGAAAAGATGGAGGAGGGGGGAGAACCAAAGAAAGCCAAAAGGCCTAAGAAGATtttgaaaaagataaagaaaaaagtGGAGGTAGTGCAAGGTGGTGATGCGCAGAAGGAAGGAGAGGATAAGTCTGAGGTGGAAGAAGTTGTTGCTGTCTCTATGGTCGAGGAAATATTAGAAGATAGTCATGCAAGTATGCTCAAGAGAAAACTTGTTTTAGATACCGTGGAAGAACCCAAGAAAGCCAAAAGGCCTAAGAAACTTTTGAAAAAGTTTAAGAAAAAAGTTGAGGAGGTTCAAGGAAGTGCTACAAAGTAG